The following proteins are encoded in a genomic region of Clarias gariepinus isolate MV-2021 ecotype Netherlands chromosome 12, CGAR_prim_01v2, whole genome shotgun sequence:
- the kics2 gene encoding KICSTOR subunit 2 isoform X3 produces the protein MGESLREDELRPVPRERAVLESFFTQLGMFWFDRAKDYVEKEKEQSSRSAAAIWSSLLAALAHLAAAEKAYHSMSFLGQKLGGQSFFSRKDSIRTIYTSLQNELKKVVSMGRPAPSGSTPYLEELLSHLSEQLCHFTQARMELADLYEKMHCLGSQKNVNSEELVSTLESILNKYSSRFHHPILCRLESGFQVEVDVLAQLLRCQAQISEWYFLPSLLNLHGAHAKLQAWAQVFERQRETRKHLFGGQSQKAVQPPHLYAWLQRLQGALLAKFSFYFHEALSRQAPPSEMKALTARTLPDYFGKISAFVRKHDATNVSLVFDNRGMESFQGHGYHHPHSYREAPKGVDQFPAVVSVPGGERPLNHWPNVIMIMSDRANELNTLDKVTYFYDDKVQSTYFMMRPEPHFTLVVIFDGKKAEKDSHIVGFLNEISSSLRNSKPFSSLKPGSKG, from the exons ATGGGCGAGTCTTTGCGCGAGGACGAGTTGCGGCCGGTGCCGAGAGAGCGAGCGGTTCTGGAGAGCTTCTTCACGCAGCTCGGGATGTTCTGGTTCGATCGAGCTAAAGACTACgtggagaaggagaaggagCAGAGCAGCAGGAGCGCCGCGGCCATCTGGAGCTCTCTGCTCGCCGCTCTGGCGCACCTGGCGGCCGCGGAGAAGGCCTACCACAGCATGAGCTTCCTCGGGCAAAAACTCG gaGGTCAGTCCTTCTTCAGCAGGAAGGACTCCATCCGGACCATTTACACGTCGCTGCAGAACGAGCTGAAGAAAGTGGTCTCCATGGGACGCCCGGCCCCGAGTGGCTCCACGCCGTACCTGGAGGAGCTGCTGTCGCATTTATCCGAGCAGCTCTGCCACTTCACGCAGGCCAGGATGGAGCTCGCAGACCTCTACGAGAAGATGCACTGCCTCGGCAGCCAGAAAAACGTGAACTCAGAGGAACTGGTGAGCACGCTGGAGAGTATCCTGAACAAATACAGCTCGAG GTTCCACCATCCCATCCTGTGTCGCCTGGAGAGCGGCTTCCAGGTCGAAGTGGACGTTTTGGCGCAGCTGCTGCGCTGCCAGGCTCAGATCTCAGAATGGTACTTCCTGCCCTCGCTGCTCAACTTGCACGGCGCTCACGCCAAACTGCAGGCATGGGCTCAAGTGTTCGAGCGGCAGCGCGAGACTCGCAAGCACCTGTTCGGCGGGCAATCCCAAAAGGCCGTGCAACCGCCACACCTGTACGCGTGGTTGCAGCGCCTGCAGGGGGCTCTTTTGGCCAAGTTCAGCTTCTATTTCCATGAAGCGCTGAGTCGGCAAGCTCCCCCCTCTGAGATGAAGGCGCTGACGGCTCGCACTTTACCCGATTACTTTGGAAAGATCTCGGCCTTCGTACGCAAACATGACGCCACCAATGTTTCGCTGGTGTTTGACAATCGCGGCATGGAGAGCTTCCAGGGCCACGGCTACCATCATCCACACTCGTATCGGGAGGCTCCTAAAGGCGTAGACCAGTTCCCTGCCGTGGTCTCTGTCCCTGGCGGCGAGCGACCATTGAACCACTGGCCCAACGTCATCATGATCATGAGCGACCGTGCCAATGAGCTCAACACACTCGACAAGGTCACATACTTTTACGACGACAAGGTCCAGAGTACGTACTTTATGATGAGACCCGAGCCTCACTTTACACTCGTCGTCATTTTTGACGGCAAGAAGGCGGAGAAGGACTCGCACATCGTGGGATTTCTAAATGAGATTTCCAGCTCGCTGAGGAACTCCAAACCCTTCAGCTCACTCAAGCCTGGCTCCAAAGGCTGA
- the kics2 gene encoding KICSTOR subunit 2 isoform X2: protein MFHLKGEMMVGGGVIALAVFEGDVAWRKFHPESPSVMGESLREDELRPVPRERAVLESFFTQLGMFWFDRAKDYVEKEKEQSSRSAAAIWSSLLAALAHLAAAEKAYHSMSFLGQKLGQSFFSRKDSIRTIYTSLQNELKKVVSMGRPAPSGSTPYLEELLSHLSEQLCHFTQARMELADLYEKMHCLGSQKNVNSEELVSTLESILNKYSSRFHHPILCRLESGFQVEVDVLAQLLRCQAQISEWYFLPSLLNLHGAHAKLQAWAQVFERQRETRKHLFGGQSQKAVQPPHLYAWLQRLQGALLAKFSFYFHEALSRQAPPSEMKALTARTLPDYFGKISAFVRKHDATNVSLVFDNRGMESFQGHGYHHPHSYREAPKGVDQFPAVVSVPGGERPLNHWPNVIMIMSDRANELNTLDKVTYFYDDKVQSTYFMMRPEPHFTLVVIFDGKKAEKDSHIVGFLNEISSSLRNSKPFSSLKPGSKG from the exons ATGTTTCATCTGAAAGGAGAGATGATGGTCGGTGGAGGTGTTATTGCCCTCGCTGTGTTTGAGGGAGATGTTGCTTGGAGAAAA TTTCATCCTGAATCTCCCTCCGTCATGGGCGAGTCTTTGCGCGAGGACGAGTTGCGGCCGGTGCCGAGAGAGCGAGCGGTTCTGGAGAGCTTCTTCACGCAGCTCGGGATGTTCTGGTTCGATCGAGCTAAAGACTACgtggagaaggagaaggagCAGAGCAGCAGGAGCGCCGCGGCCATCTGGAGCTCTCTGCTCGCCGCTCTGGCGCACCTGGCGGCCGCGGAGAAGGCCTACCACAGCATGAGCTTCCTCGGGCAAAAACTCG GTCAGTCCTTCTTCAGCAGGAAGGACTCCATCCGGACCATTTACACGTCGCTGCAGAACGAGCTGAAGAAAGTGGTCTCCATGGGACGCCCGGCCCCGAGTGGCTCCACGCCGTACCTGGAGGAGCTGCTGTCGCATTTATCCGAGCAGCTCTGCCACTTCACGCAGGCCAGGATGGAGCTCGCAGACCTCTACGAGAAGATGCACTGCCTCGGCAGCCAGAAAAACGTGAACTCAGAGGAACTGGTGAGCACGCTGGAGAGTATCCTGAACAAATACAGCTCGAG GTTCCACCATCCCATCCTGTGTCGCCTGGAGAGCGGCTTCCAGGTCGAAGTGGACGTTTTGGCGCAGCTGCTGCGCTGCCAGGCTCAGATCTCAGAATGGTACTTCCTGCCCTCGCTGCTCAACTTGCACGGCGCTCACGCCAAACTGCAGGCATGGGCTCAAGTGTTCGAGCGGCAGCGCGAGACTCGCAAGCACCTGTTCGGCGGGCAATCCCAAAAGGCCGTGCAACCGCCACACCTGTACGCGTGGTTGCAGCGCCTGCAGGGGGCTCTTTTGGCCAAGTTCAGCTTCTATTTCCATGAAGCGCTGAGTCGGCAAGCTCCCCCCTCTGAGATGAAGGCGCTGACGGCTCGCACTTTACCCGATTACTTTGGAAAGATCTCGGCCTTCGTACGCAAACATGACGCCACCAATGTTTCGCTGGTGTTTGACAATCGCGGCATGGAGAGCTTCCAGGGCCACGGCTACCATCATCCACACTCGTATCGGGAGGCTCCTAAAGGCGTAGACCAGTTCCCTGCCGTGGTCTCTGTCCCTGGCGGCGAGCGACCATTGAACCACTGGCCCAACGTCATCATGATCATGAGCGACCGTGCCAATGAGCTCAACACACTCGACAAGGTCACATACTTTTACGACGACAAGGTCCAGAGTACGTACTTTATGATGAGACCCGAGCCTCACTTTACACTCGTCGTCATTTTTGACGGCAAGAAGGCGGAGAAGGACTCGCACATCGTGGGATTTCTAAATGAGATTTCCAGCTCGCTGAGGAACTCCAAACCCTTCAGCTCACTCAAGCCTGGCTCCAAAGGCTGA
- the kics2 gene encoding KICSTOR subunit 2 isoform X1, which produces MFHLKGEMMVGGGVIALAVFEGDVAWRKFHPESPSVMGESLREDELRPVPRERAVLESFFTQLGMFWFDRAKDYVEKEKEQSSRSAAAIWSSLLAALAHLAAAEKAYHSMSFLGQKLGGQSFFSRKDSIRTIYTSLQNELKKVVSMGRPAPSGSTPYLEELLSHLSEQLCHFTQARMELADLYEKMHCLGSQKNVNSEELVSTLESILNKYSSRFHHPILCRLESGFQVEVDVLAQLLRCQAQISEWYFLPSLLNLHGAHAKLQAWAQVFERQRETRKHLFGGQSQKAVQPPHLYAWLQRLQGALLAKFSFYFHEALSRQAPPSEMKALTARTLPDYFGKISAFVRKHDATNVSLVFDNRGMESFQGHGYHHPHSYREAPKGVDQFPAVVSVPGGERPLNHWPNVIMIMSDRANELNTLDKVTYFYDDKVQSTYFMMRPEPHFTLVVIFDGKKAEKDSHIVGFLNEISSSLRNSKPFSSLKPGSKG; this is translated from the exons ATGTTTCATCTGAAAGGAGAGATGATGGTCGGTGGAGGTGTTATTGCCCTCGCTGTGTTTGAGGGAGATGTTGCTTGGAGAAAA TTTCATCCTGAATCTCCCTCCGTCATGGGCGAGTCTTTGCGCGAGGACGAGTTGCGGCCGGTGCCGAGAGAGCGAGCGGTTCTGGAGAGCTTCTTCACGCAGCTCGGGATGTTCTGGTTCGATCGAGCTAAAGACTACgtggagaaggagaaggagCAGAGCAGCAGGAGCGCCGCGGCCATCTGGAGCTCTCTGCTCGCCGCTCTGGCGCACCTGGCGGCCGCGGAGAAGGCCTACCACAGCATGAGCTTCCTCGGGCAAAAACTCG gaGGTCAGTCCTTCTTCAGCAGGAAGGACTCCATCCGGACCATTTACACGTCGCTGCAGAACGAGCTGAAGAAAGTGGTCTCCATGGGACGCCCGGCCCCGAGTGGCTCCACGCCGTACCTGGAGGAGCTGCTGTCGCATTTATCCGAGCAGCTCTGCCACTTCACGCAGGCCAGGATGGAGCTCGCAGACCTCTACGAGAAGATGCACTGCCTCGGCAGCCAGAAAAACGTGAACTCAGAGGAACTGGTGAGCACGCTGGAGAGTATCCTGAACAAATACAGCTCGAG GTTCCACCATCCCATCCTGTGTCGCCTGGAGAGCGGCTTCCAGGTCGAAGTGGACGTTTTGGCGCAGCTGCTGCGCTGCCAGGCTCAGATCTCAGAATGGTACTTCCTGCCCTCGCTGCTCAACTTGCACGGCGCTCACGCCAAACTGCAGGCATGGGCTCAAGTGTTCGAGCGGCAGCGCGAGACTCGCAAGCACCTGTTCGGCGGGCAATCCCAAAAGGCCGTGCAACCGCCACACCTGTACGCGTGGTTGCAGCGCCTGCAGGGGGCTCTTTTGGCCAAGTTCAGCTTCTATTTCCATGAAGCGCTGAGTCGGCAAGCTCCCCCCTCTGAGATGAAGGCGCTGACGGCTCGCACTTTACCCGATTACTTTGGAAAGATCTCGGCCTTCGTACGCAAACATGACGCCACCAATGTTTCGCTGGTGTTTGACAATCGCGGCATGGAGAGCTTCCAGGGCCACGGCTACCATCATCCACACTCGTATCGGGAGGCTCCTAAAGGCGTAGACCAGTTCCCTGCCGTGGTCTCTGTCCCTGGCGGCGAGCGACCATTGAACCACTGGCCCAACGTCATCATGATCATGAGCGACCGTGCCAATGAGCTCAACACACTCGACAAGGTCACATACTTTTACGACGACAAGGTCCAGAGTACGTACTTTATGATGAGACCCGAGCCTCACTTTACACTCGTCGTCATTTTTGACGGCAAGAAGGCGGAGAAGGACTCGCACATCGTGGGATTTCTAAATGAGATTTCCAGCTCGCTGAGGAACTCCAAACCCTTCAGCTCACTCAAGCCTGGCTCCAAAGGCTGA